Proteins encoded by one window of Chondromyces crocatus:
- a CDS encoding ARPP-2 domain-containing protein codes for MRVKPPPSTVHAAFALKGLRAAPSQVLGNIRLVPLLRDRVCEDLRLARRKYEETLTVVDLGDRLAYCSTYVPHALVVSWTDDASPVGAFGTALAGPSDEKRLSGALRGVKLLHRMVKREGEQRLRLLPQHLALEGLLALHFKGPEIAWTEYSRRALSRGLSPRGELTVGGRGVAWLEEALRLFEIHEGQCGVLLFIGDALASMFVVSHPDDYRDLHRTLLEDGFALDLLRAAEWSGQSPVLTGELQPESVSSLADLRSQVARIREEVASFHVDIASGLVGRSLSIERVYRAGPFLLDRFLTDLDPGGENHIGELILSEDRTVQYARTYRLSSAQTRRVYLLQQLAACQWNLDLTAKALRTSRDALMVRLERAGFGYLIAEHVLAGAKKRTR; via the coding sequence GTGAGAGTCAAGCCGCCCCCTTCCACCGTGCACGCTGCCTTCGCTTTGAAAGGCTTGCGCGCAGCTCCATCGCAGGTGCTCGGCAACATCCGCCTGGTACCGCTCCTGCGCGATCGGGTGTGCGAGGACCTGCGCCTCGCTCGTCGCAAGTACGAGGAGACGCTGACGGTCGTCGATCTGGGAGACCGCCTGGCCTACTGCTCGACCTATGTGCCGCACGCCCTCGTGGTCAGCTGGACCGACGACGCCTCACCCGTCGGCGCATTCGGGACGGCCCTCGCTGGGCCCTCGGACGAGAAGCGCCTCTCCGGAGCACTCCGTGGCGTGAAGCTGCTGCACCGCATGGTCAAGCGAGAGGGGGAGCAGCGCTTGCGGCTGCTTCCACAGCACCTCGCGCTGGAGGGCCTCCTCGCGCTGCACTTCAAGGGTCCCGAGATCGCCTGGACCGAGTACTCGCGTCGCGCTCTGTCGCGAGGGCTCAGCCCACGGGGGGAGCTGACGGTGGGCGGGCGTGGCGTCGCGTGGCTCGAGGAGGCGCTGCGCCTCTTCGAGATCCACGAGGGGCAGTGCGGGGTCTTGCTGTTCATCGGTGACGCGCTGGCCTCGATGTTCGTCGTGTCCCACCCCGACGATTACCGCGATCTCCACCGGACCTTGCTGGAGGATGGGTTCGCCCTCGATCTGCTGCGTGCCGCGGAGTGGAGCGGTCAGAGCCCGGTGCTCACCGGGGAGCTGCAGCCGGAGAGCGTCTCTTCCCTTGCGGATCTGAGGTCGCAGGTGGCCCGCATCCGGGAGGAGGTGGCGAGCTTCCACGTCGACATTGCCAGCGGCCTCGTGGGGCGCTCGCTCTCGATCGAGCGGGTCTATCGGGCGGGTCCCTTCCTGCTCGACCGCTTCCTGACCGATCTCGATCCCGGCGGGGAAAACCATATCGGTGAGCTGATCCTGAGCGAGGATCGCACCGTCCAGTACGCGCGCACGTACCGCCTCTCGAGCGCGCAGACGCGCCGCGTGTACTTGCTCCAGCAGCTGGCGGCGTGTCAGTGGAACCTGGATCTGACGGCCAAAGCGCTGCGGACCTCGCGCGATGCGCTCATGGTGCGGCTGGAACGGGCGGGGTTCGGCTATCTCATCGCCGAGCACGTGCTCGCGGGGGCGAAGAAGCGCACGCGCTGA
- a CDS encoding aldo/keto reductase gives MPLDHYVTLGRSGLRVSPLCLGAMTFGEDLGWGSSVKDSEAILARFIERGGNFIDTANAYTKGHSEKIIGDALGKDRNRRDRVVIATKFFGNLYPGDPNGGGAGRKAIVAQCEQSLRRLQTDYIDLYWLHCWDKHTPIEETMAALDHLVQAGKVRYIGFSDTFAWKLAQAQTQALLRGTTPIVALQIEYSLLQRTVEGELIPAAQELGIGVTPWSPLKSGVLSGKYTRENAGKVKAGRGAWVESSLNEQAYKIIDVLLSTAKALDTTPARVAIAWVQAQPGVTSTIIGARTAEQLDDNLAALDVKLRPEDLSALADVSKPRLNFPAEFLANGLMFSHGGITVNGASPPPWPFAPKDDGDRY, from the coding sequence ATGCCTCTCGACCACTACGTCACGCTCGGCCGCTCCGGCCTTCGGGTCAGCCCCCTCTGTCTCGGCGCCATGACCTTCGGTGAGGACCTCGGCTGGGGCTCCTCCGTGAAGGACTCCGAGGCCATCCTCGCTCGCTTCATCGAGCGGGGTGGCAACTTCATCGACACCGCCAACGCGTACACGAAAGGGCACTCCGAGAAGATCATCGGCGACGCCCTCGGCAAGGACAGGAACCGCCGCGATCGCGTCGTCATCGCCACGAAGTTCTTCGGCAACCTCTACCCTGGCGATCCCAACGGCGGAGGCGCGGGTCGCAAGGCCATCGTCGCCCAGTGCGAGCAATCGCTGCGCCGCCTGCAGACCGATTACATCGACCTGTACTGGCTCCACTGCTGGGACAAGCACACCCCCATCGAGGAGACGATGGCGGCGCTCGATCACCTCGTGCAGGCCGGAAAGGTCCGGTACATCGGCTTCTCCGACACGTTCGCCTGGAAGCTCGCCCAGGCACAGACCCAGGCCCTCCTGCGCGGGACGACGCCCATCGTGGCCCTGCAGATCGAGTACTCGCTGCTCCAGCGCACCGTCGAAGGCGAGCTGATCCCGGCAGCCCAGGAGCTCGGCATCGGCGTCACTCCGTGGTCTCCGCTGAAGAGCGGCGTCCTGAGCGGGAAGTACACCCGCGAGAACGCCGGCAAGGTGAAGGCCGGGCGCGGCGCGTGGGTCGAGTCGTCGCTGAACGAGCAGGCTTACAAGATCATCGACGTGCTGCTGAGCACGGCCAAGGCGCTGGACACCACCCCCGCCCGGGTCGCCATCGCCTGGGTCCAGGCACAGCCCGGGGTGACCTCGACGATCATCGGCGCGCGCACCGCGGAGCAGCTCGACGACAACCTCGCGGCCCTCGACGTGAAGCTGCGCCCCGAGGACCTCTCGGCGCTCGCCGACGTCTCGAAGCCTCGGCTCAACTTCCCCGCCGAGTTCCTCGCCAACGGGCTGATGTTCTCGCACGGCGGGATCACCGTCAACGGCGCGAGCCCGCCTCCGTGGCCGTTCGCGCCCAAGGACGACGGCGACCGCTACTGA
- a CDS encoding peroxiredoxin, giving the protein MFGKPSLAVGDRAPEFSLQSQSSETVKLSDFLGKKTLVLFFYPKDDTPGCTAESCSFRDSHDAFTEAGAEVIGVSADSVASHGQFAKKYGLPMTLLSDPGGETAKRYGVKSTLGLLPGRVTFVIDKEGIVRHVFSSQLQATKHVNEALAIVKKLEGK; this is encoded by the coding sequence ATGTTCGGAAAGCCTTCTCTCGCCGTGGGCGATCGCGCCCCCGAGTTCAGCTTGCAGTCGCAGTCGTCGGAGACCGTGAAGCTCTCCGACTTTCTGGGGAAGAAGACGCTGGTGCTCTTCTTCTATCCGAAGGACGACACGCCCGGCTGCACGGCCGAGTCCTGCTCGTTCCGGGACAGCCACGATGCGTTCACCGAGGCCGGGGCCGAGGTGATCGGCGTCAGCGCCGATTCGGTCGCATCCCACGGGCAGTTCGCGAAGAAGTACGGGCTGCCCATGACGTTGCTGAGCGATCCGGGCGGCGAGACGGCGAAGCGCTACGGCGTGAAGTCGACGCTCGGCTTGCTTCCCGGGCGGGTGACGTTCGTGATCGACAAGGAAGGGATCGTGCGCCACGTCTTCTCGTCGCAACTCCAGGCGACGAAGCACGTCAACGAGGCGCTGGCGATCGTGAAGAAACTCGAAGGGAAGTAG
- a CDS encoding DUF5685 family protein: protein MFGTLRPHGCGLRAEDREAYGRLYCGLCKSLGDGYGTPSRALVSFDAVFLALLVDGLLDEAAAPDRCRCPLVPVVHRETVRPDSVPMRFAAAVELLLADQWLADRATDARGGTKRRLAILGRPLLASRVARAREELAALGVLPRGVEGFEARQAQHEVLGESDPEEAARPTAEVLGDLFGRLADLPGAPPSLRAPATVRDLQTLGRALGGIIYWIDALEDVRKDARRGEFNPFLVVDGGEKGTERAGVGLRISGARVERGVRRLRAALVEAERIVARLPLRRHRKVVASVVSVELSTSARRAIQQARAWVAEEAPRPPEGSLTLAWPLLPWFARVMQQAAVLAVLVWTWLLGGSTALAQETERRKSPSVPPRAAPMAPTSEAQIEPCPEDGDVGGADGGRDGGREPCKDAGADGGSDERDGGDAGAGGDADAGWRWPELPSGADARDAGVEVETPAPSGSVASDAGEGPEGVPGAGKGSSGVCGSDPCGCGSCFKTCAAPCEQLFGGKGSECPCCCKDPGKECSSCCPSSCNICSSCFDPCRSCCDCSRGCDGCCSKGGGCDGCCSKGGGCDGCCGKGGGCDGCCGKGGGCKC from the coding sequence GTGTTCGGCACGCTGCGGCCCCATGGCTGCGGGCTCCGGGCAGAAGACCGGGAGGCGTACGGTCGTCTCTACTGCGGGCTCTGCAAGAGCCTCGGGGACGGGTATGGCACACCGAGCCGGGCCCTCGTGAGCTTCGACGCGGTGTTTCTGGCGCTGCTCGTGGACGGCCTCCTGGACGAGGCGGCGGCGCCGGATCGTTGCCGGTGCCCGCTCGTCCCGGTGGTGCACCGGGAGACCGTGCGACCGGACAGCGTGCCGATGCGGTTCGCGGCGGCCGTGGAGCTGCTCCTTGCGGATCAGTGGCTCGCCGATCGGGCCACGGACGCGAGGGGCGGGACCAAGCGGCGGCTGGCGATCCTGGGGCGGCCATTGCTCGCCTCGCGGGTCGCGCGTGCGCGGGAGGAACTCGCCGCGCTCGGGGTGTTGCCGCGAGGCGTGGAAGGGTTCGAAGCGCGGCAAGCGCAGCACGAGGTGCTCGGCGAGAGCGATCCCGAGGAAGCCGCTCGACCGACCGCGGAGGTGCTCGGGGACCTGTTCGGACGGCTCGCGGATCTTCCGGGAGCGCCCCCCAGCCTTCGTGCGCCGGCGACGGTGCGCGATCTCCAGACGCTGGGGCGTGCCCTCGGCGGGATCATCTACTGGATCGACGCGCTGGAGGACGTGCGCAAGGACGCACGTCGCGGTGAGTTCAACCCGTTTCTCGTGGTCGATGGCGGGGAGAAGGGGACCGAGCGCGCGGGCGTGGGGCTCCGGATCTCGGGGGCGCGGGTCGAGCGGGGCGTGCGGAGGCTCCGGGCTGCGCTCGTCGAAGCCGAGCGCATCGTGGCGCGCTTGCCGCTCCGGCGGCATCGGAAGGTCGTCGCGAGCGTGGTCTCCGTCGAGCTGAGCACCTCGGCGAGGCGGGCCATCCAGCAAGCGCGGGCATGGGTCGCGGAAGAGGCACCGCGGCCGCCGGAAGGATCGCTGACGCTCGCATGGCCGCTCCTGCCTTGGTTCGCGCGGGTCATGCAGCAGGCGGCGGTGCTCGCGGTGCTGGTGTGGACGTGGCTCCTCGGGGGGTCCACCGCGCTCGCGCAAGAGACCGAGCGGCGCAAGAGCCCCTCCGTTCCGCCACGCGCGGCGCCGATGGCTCCGACGTCGGAGGCGCAGATCGAGCCGTGCCCCGAGGATGGCGACGTCGGAGGGGCCGACGGTGGGCGGGATGGGGGGCGCGAGCCCTGCAAGGACGCTGGCGCGGACGGCGGCAGCGACGAGCGTGATGGAGGCGACGCTGGCGCTGGAGGCGACGCCGACGCTGGCTGGCGCTGGCCCGAGCTGCCGTCGGGGGCCGATGCGCGCGACGCCGGGGTGGAGGTGGAAACGCCCGCCCCGTCGGGCTCCGTGGCGTCCGATGCGGGGGAAGGGCCGGAAGGTGTCCCTGGCGCGGGGAAGGGGAGCTCAGGGGTGTGCGGCAGCGACCCGTGCGGCTGCGGATCGTGCTTCAAGACCTGCGCCGCGCCCTGCGAGCAGCTCTTCGGTGGCAAGGGCTCCGAGTGCCCCTGCTGTTGCAAGGATCCCGGCAAGGAGTGCAGCTCCTGCTGTCCCAGCTCCTGCAACATCTGCAGCAGCTGCTTCGACCCGTGCAGGAGCTGCTGCGATTGTTCTCGCGGCTGCGACGGGTGCTGTTCCAAGGGCGGCGGCTGCGACGGATGCTGTTCCAAGGGAGGCGGCTGCGACGGATGCTGCGGAAAGGGTGGCGGCTGCGACGGGTGCTGCGGAAAGGGCGGCGGCTGCAAGTGCTGA
- a CDS encoding S9 family peptidase produces the protein MLRRSAATFATLAALAGCAPPQEPPATPAAPPSSSTSSAPAAPATPPAAEAPSSSGYAGHGAESIKPEVLAKYAAPALPPALSRSIGTLFEVRAPGAGILSPDAKALYFTWTITGIRQLFRIDGAMRFPSQLTGGEDATVIVDMTPDGRTLVISRDRKGEEYPGLYLQDAKGGPLVEIQHKARVQTMHELITDDGKYLYFRANDIKPTSYAIYRYDIAAKKRELVFDQEGIWRLTDIGKDGRMLLGRDVGGNMTEFFEYDPATKKLTPVIGQGEREEHEAIFGVAPGEILVLTPKLGEYRRLYSLKGGKLTPVTPELKYDVESFEVDRARKRLYYQINEEGYSRLKVIDARTYKDIALPALPRADHVRFSSATPDGRYATLWLDPGNGPSVSYVLDWQAKKLTQWHAPSIPELDASKFAVATLESYPARDGTKIPMLVRRPANCEKPGGAAAATASAGEPCPVIVMFHGGPEGQARPGFSPRVQLLVDAGFIVAEPNVRGSDGYGRTWLHADDGAKRLDILTDIEDASKYIRANWGKNGRVPKVGIFGGSYGGYSTLVGMTMFAGAYDAGVSVVGISNLLTFLQNTAPYRRILRTSEYGDPDKDREVLLKLSPITYLDRVKAPLLIIQGATDPRVPAGESIQMHEALEAKKIPSELILFADEGHGAQKRDNQVLQYGHVVRFFRQHLRGERVD, from the coding sequence ATGCTCCGCCGAAGCGCCGCAACCTTCGCCACCCTCGCCGCCCTCGCCGGCTGCGCCCCCCCTCAGGAGCCGCCGGCCACGCCGGCTGCGCCTCCCTCGTCCTCGACGTCGAGCGCCCCCGCGGCGCCTGCCACGCCTCCCGCCGCCGAGGCCCCCTCCTCGTCGGGCTACGCAGGCCACGGCGCCGAGAGCATCAAGCCCGAGGTCCTCGCGAAGTACGCCGCGCCAGCGCTCCCTCCCGCCCTCTCCCGGAGCATCGGGACCCTCTTCGAAGTGCGCGCCCCCGGTGCTGGCATCCTCTCGCCGGACGCCAAGGCGCTCTACTTCACCTGGACGATCACCGGCATCCGCCAGCTCTTCCGCATCGATGGCGCCATGCGCTTCCCGAGCCAGCTCACGGGTGGCGAGGACGCCACCGTGATCGTGGACATGACGCCCGACGGCCGCACCCTGGTCATCTCGCGCGATCGCAAGGGTGAGGAGTACCCGGGCCTCTACCTGCAGGACGCGAAGGGCGGCCCCCTCGTCGAGATCCAGCACAAGGCGCGCGTGCAGACGATGCACGAGCTGATCACCGACGACGGCAAGTACCTCTACTTCCGCGCCAACGACATCAAGCCCACGTCCTACGCGATCTACCGCTACGACATCGCCGCGAAGAAGCGCGAGCTGGTCTTCGATCAAGAGGGCATCTGGCGGCTCACCGACATCGGCAAGGACGGGCGCATGCTCCTCGGCCGCGACGTCGGCGGGAACATGACCGAGTTCTTCGAGTACGACCCGGCGACGAAGAAGCTCACCCCGGTCATCGGGCAGGGCGAACGCGAGGAGCACGAGGCCATCTTCGGTGTCGCGCCCGGCGAGATCCTGGTGCTCACGCCCAAGCTCGGCGAGTACCGCCGCCTCTACAGCCTGAAGGGCGGCAAGCTCACCCCGGTCACCCCCGAGCTCAAGTACGACGTCGAGTCGTTCGAGGTCGATCGGGCGCGGAAGCGGCTCTACTACCAGATCAACGAGGAAGGCTACTCGCGGCTCAAGGTCATCGATGCGCGCACGTACAAGGACATCGCGCTCCCTGCGCTCCCGCGCGCCGATCACGTACGGTTCTCCTCAGCGACCCCCGACGGCCGCTACGCGACCCTCTGGCTCGATCCCGGGAACGGCCCCTCGGTGAGCTACGTGCTCGACTGGCAGGCCAAGAAGCTGACGCAGTGGCACGCGCCGAGCATCCCCGAGCTGGACGCCAGCAAGTTCGCCGTCGCCACCCTGGAGTCCTACCCGGCGCGTGACGGCACGAAGATCCCCATGCTGGTCCGCCGTCCGGCGAACTGCGAGAAGCCCGGCGGCGCCGCGGCAGCCACCGCGAGCGCGGGTGAGCCTTGCCCGGTCATCGTGATGTTCCACGGCGGTCCCGAAGGCCAGGCCAGGCCAGGCTTCAGCCCGCGCGTGCAGCTCCTCGTCGACGCCGGCTTCATCGTGGCCGAGCCCAATGTCCGCGGCAGCGATGGGTATGGCCGCACCTGGCTCCACGCCGACGACGGCGCGAAGCGGCTCGACATCCTCACCGACATCGAGGACGCCTCGAAGTACATCCGCGCGAACTGGGGCAAGAACGGCCGCGTCCCGAAGGTCGGCATCTTCGGCGGCAGCTACGGTGGCTACTCCACCCTCGTCGGCATGACCATGTTCGCGGGCGCGTACGACGCGGGCGTGTCCGTGGTCGGCATCAGCAACCTGCTCACGTTCCTCCAGAACACCGCGCCTTACCGCCGCATCCTGCGCACGTCCGAGTACGGCGATCCGGACAAGGACCGCGAGGTGCTCCTCAAGCTCTCCCCGATCACCTACCTCGACCGGGTGAAGGCACCGCTGCTCATCATCCAGGGCGCCACGGATCCGCGCGTCCCCGCCGGGGAGTCGATCCAGATGCACGAGGCGCTCGAAGCGAAGAAGATCCCCTCCGAGCTGATCCTCTTCGCCGACGAGGGCCACGGCGCGCAGAAGCGCGACAACCAGGTGCTCCAGTACGGCCACGTGGTGCGCTTCTTCCGCCAGCACCTGCGGGGCGAGCGCGTCGACTGA
- a CDS encoding serine/threonine-protein kinase yields the protein MSMSAAPPHRNAATPQRRGAPRDGRISTLQDPQASATGVHSQGPRPVTVGEFRGSSRYELLLKLASGGSASVYVGRVTGSAGFSRLVAVKRAHPHLAHDAAVQKMMRTEARLASSLNHANVVAVQDVEKVDSELLLILDYVEGASLSELLTAGVQTGNPLPTRVAMRIVLDAAIGLAAVHGIEGNDGRPVGFLHRDVSPQNILIGVDGTGRITDFGLAKHICSDASRGSGMLQGKLAYLAPEIIEKVAFTVQSDLFAMAVVLWEAMARRRLFQGDTWADTVRKVGLVQPPPLSRVIPGLDERIDRIVARALDKEPARRHPTVRAFVDELEAVGVERNLIATTSEVSAYMQSVVGDALQRRRALIRPFQPPVDLEELMTTQTFDHIPRASSLPPPPPAHTARASSLLPPPAQPPSAVPRPALPRANTPSGLLLPRATSPGALPRPVPPPRSLPRPQLPQARPLGPLPRTTPPPAPLHGHLGPLPRTTPPPALPNSASSPLPRTTPPPPMSAGAPALSRLLPPPPAVPRGLLKTLPVVPSLDGIDDDESTINRTPPSELPPVPRPPMPRDRQRAPVDLSLTTTGPAPYLAAPLPPEPPFPSERSSSFSSLSFTGRGLVESPSRLGLTEFTGRGLVESPSRLGLTDRTPSRSRSHAPPAVVSGSLLRRPLRHAGPPPEPPPPPANASYELDAEVDEEDQKPTSVQQSPWATPSSDPFAPWVPPSLPPEGMVPAKRGGRGALLGSIVGMVVASVAMAAVYGPVDMRSLPAWAASRLAGAPVAAAERSASAAEGARVTAGQPTTAPSVADHLASAQPTAAQPASTGKSASSAGASSTTSKPEGAPASAVASSAPAAPLTPEMLPDATTKKASPSAPSGQPLTPADLPDVKRNR from the coding sequence ATGAGCATGTCCGCGGCCCCTCCGCATCGGAATGCAGCGACCCCACAGCGACGAGGTGCGCCCCGGGATGGCCGCATCTCCACGCTGCAGGACCCCCAGGCCTCCGCCACCGGCGTGCACAGCCAGGGTCCCCGGCCGGTCACCGTGGGCGAGTTCCGGGGCTCCTCACGCTACGAGCTGCTGCTCAAGCTCGCTTCGGGGGGAAGCGCGTCGGTCTACGTCGGGCGGGTCACGGGCTCCGCCGGGTTCTCGCGGCTCGTGGCCGTCAAGCGCGCCCACCCGCACCTCGCGCACGACGCCGCCGTGCAGAAGATGATGCGCACCGAGGCGCGCCTCGCGTCGAGCCTCAACCACGCCAACGTGGTCGCCGTGCAGGACGTGGAGAAGGTCGATTCCGAACTCCTGCTCATCCTCGACTACGTCGAGGGGGCCTCCCTGTCCGAGCTGCTCACCGCCGGCGTGCAGACCGGCAACCCCCTGCCCACGCGCGTGGCGATGCGCATCGTGCTCGACGCCGCCATCGGGCTCGCCGCGGTCCACGGGATCGAGGGCAACGACGGCCGCCCCGTCGGCTTCCTGCACCGCGACGTGTCGCCGCAGAACATCCTGATCGGCGTCGACGGCACGGGCCGCATCACCGACTTCGGCCTCGCCAAGCACATCTGCTCCGACGCGAGCCGAGGCTCCGGCATGCTCCAGGGCAAGCTCGCGTACCTCGCCCCCGAGATCATCGAGAAGGTGGCCTTCACCGTGCAGAGCGATCTCTTCGCCATGGCGGTGGTGCTGTGGGAGGCGATGGCCCGCCGCCGGCTCTTCCAGGGCGACACCTGGGCTGACACCGTGCGCAAGGTCGGCCTGGTGCAGCCCCCGCCGCTCTCGCGCGTGATCCCGGGCCTCGACGAGCGGATCGATCGCATCGTCGCCCGCGCCCTCGACAAGGAGCCCGCCCGTCGCCACCCCACCGTGCGCGCCTTCGTGGACGAACTCGAGGCCGTCGGCGTGGAGCGCAACCTGATCGCCACCACCTCCGAGGTCTCGGCGTACATGCAGTCCGTGGTGGGCGACGCGCTCCAGCGACGCCGCGCCCTCATCCGCCCTTTCCAGCCGCCGGTGGATCTCGAGGAGCTGATGACCACGCAGACCTTCGATCACATCCCGCGTGCGTCGTCGCTTCCGCCGCCGCCTCCCGCGCACACCGCGCGCGCGTCGTCGCTCCTGCCCCCTCCCGCGCAGCCGCCGAGTGCCGTACCGCGTCCGGCGCTGCCGCGCGCGAACACGCCCAGCGGGCTCCTGCTGCCGCGCGCGACCTCTCCGGGCGCGCTGCCCCGTCCCGTCCCCCCGCCGCGCTCGTTGCCGCGGCCGCAGCTTCCCCAGGCGCGCCCGCTCGGCCCGCTGCCGCGCACCACGCCGCCGCCGGCACCGCTGCACGGCCACCTCGGCCCGCTGCCGCGCACCACGCCGCCGCCGGCGCTTCCGAACAGCGCGTCGAGCCCGCTGCCGCGCACCACGCCCCCTCCGCCCATGTCCGCGGGGGCTCCCGCGCTGTCCCGCCTGCTCCCGCCGCCTCCGGCCGTCCCCCGTGGTCTGCTCAAGACGCTCCCCGTCGTCCCGTCCCTCGACGGCATCGACGATGACGAGAGCACGATCAACCGCACACCGCCTTCCGAGCTGCCGCCGGTGCCGCGCCCTCCGATGCCTCGGGATCGCCAGCGCGCGCCGGTCGATCTGTCGCTCACGACCACCGGCCCTGCGCCGTACCTGGCGGCCCCCCTTCCGCCCGAGCCTCCGTTCCCGAGCGAGCGCTCCTCGTCGTTCAGCTCCCTGTCGTTCACCGGCAGGGGCCTCGTCGAGTCGCCATCGCGCCTCGGCCTCACCGAGTTCACCGGCAGGGGCCTCGTCGAGTCGCCATCGCGCCTCGGCCTCACCGACCGGACGCCCTCCCGCTCGCGTTCTCACGCGCCCCCCGCCGTGGTGAGCGGCTCCTTGCTCCGGCGACCGCTGCGGCACGCGGGGCCACCGCCCGAGCCGCCGCCTCCCCCGGCGAACGCTTCCTACGAGCTGGATGCCGAGGTCGACGAGGAAGATCAGAAGCCGACCAGTGTGCAGCAGAGCCCCTGGGCGACCCCATCCTCGGATCCCTTCGCGCCCTGGGTTCCCCCCTCGCTTCCCCCGGAGGGCATGGTGCCCGCGAAGCGCGGTGGACGAGGAGCACTCCTCGGCAGCATCGTCGGCATGGTGGTCGCCAGCGTGGCCATGGCCGCCGTGTACGGACCCGTCGACATGAGGTCGCTCCCTGCCTGGGCAGCCAGCCGCCTCGCTGGCGCTCCGGTCGCCGCCGCAGAGAGGTCCGCGTCGGCGGCCGAAGGCGCTCGCGTCACCGCTGGCCAGCCCACCACCGCGCCATCGGTTGCCGACCACCTCGCCAGCGCGCAACCGACCGCCGCGCAGCCCGCGTCCACGGGGAAGTCGGCGTCGAGCGCAGGTGCGTCGAGCACCACCAGCAAGCCCGAAGGGGCCCCGGCGAGTGCAGTGGCTTCGAGCGCGCCGGCCGCTCCTTTGACCCCCGAGATGCTGCCTGACGCCACGACGAAGAAGGCGTCCCCCTCGGCCCCCTCTGGCCAGCCTCTGACCCCGGCCGACCTTCCGGACGTGAAGCGGAACCGCTGA